From a single Apium graveolens cultivar Ventura chromosome 2, ASM990537v1, whole genome shotgun sequence genomic region:
- the LOC141699824 gene encoding inositol-tetrakisphosphate 1-kinase 1-like — MSEVKKIRIGYALKPRTSDSLIKQSLLDHAQSQGIQLVEINATEPLIQQGPFDAIIHKLYDEEWSHKLNKYASENPNVVIVDSPCDVERLHNRISMLEAVGKMQNKGKTNAVVSIPEQVVVEDSKLLCDLSAFDDLKYPVIAKPLLANASSKSHQMSLVFNNNGLKELEAPLILQQFVNHGGVIFKVYVAGKYVKCVLRNSLPDISDDKLKNSGNLMPFSQISNLGPRGKNIGEVDMPAMSFVEDVGQGLRRALNLNLFNFDLIRDSEEKDRYFVIDINYFPGYEKLPSYESLLTDFFKDILMNTDQTSKAKPVLQFANGAAKEEHKEVTEHGVPCEA; from the coding sequence ATGTCTGAAGTAAAGAAGATTCGTATAGGATATGCTCTGAAGCCCCGAACATCGGACTCCTTGATCAAACAATCTCTGCTCGATCATGCCCAAAGTCAAGGTATCCAACTTGTTGAAATCAATGCAACTGAACCCCTGATTCAACAAGGCCCGTTCGACGCCATTATCCACAAATTGTATGATGAAGAATGGAGCCACAAGTTGAATAAATACGCTTCGGAAAACCCTAATGTGGTCATAGTTGATTCGCCTTGTGATGTCGAAAGGCTTCACAATCGAATATCAATGCTCGAAGCTGTTGGCAAAATGCAGAACAAAGGAAAGACTAATGCTGTGGTGAGTATTCCCGAACAGGTAGTTGTAGAGGATTCTAAATTGTTGTGCGATTTAAGTGCTTTCGATGATTTAAAGTATCCTGTTATAGCAAAGCCGTTGCTTGCGAATGCAAGCTCCAAATCACACCAGATGTCGCTAGTGTTCAATAACAATGGATTGAAGGAGTTGGAGGCGCCACTCATATTGCAGCAATTTGTGAACCATGGCGGGGTGATTTTTAAGGTTTATGTTGCGGGAAAGTACGTAAAATGTGTGCTGAGGAATTCGCTGCCAGATATATCCGACGACAAGCTGAAGAATTCAGGGAATTTGATGCCTTTTTCGCAGATTTCAAATTTAGGTCCTCGGGGTAAAAATATAGGTGAAGTCGATATGCCCGCAATGAGTTTCGTGGAAGATGTCGGACAGGGACTAAGACGGGCTTTGAACCTGAATCTTTTTAATTTCGACTTGATCAGAGATTCGGAAGAGAAAGATCGTTACTTTGTTATCGACATCAACTACTTTCCAGGTTACGAAAAATTACCATCTTACGAGTCTCTTTTAACAGATTTCTTTAAGGATATTTTGATGAATACTGATCAGACTTCCAAGGCCAAGCCAGTCCTGCAATTTGCTAATGGTGCTGCAAAAGAAGAACACAAAGAAGTTACTGAACATGGTGTTCCATGTGAGGCTTAG